A single genomic interval of Dysidea avara chromosome 8, odDysAvar1.4, whole genome shotgun sequence harbors:
- the LOC136264828 gene encoding cytochrome P450 2D1-like: MLSHYRVQEEAENWLLDRITANPQTFGELEEIKLALRYSDDDIMVGGYHVPAGTPIVMALGVSLKSKKIWQDVEEFDVAHCSYLQGKDSLEFAPFDHGHRKCPGHLFSYIEASVFLTILLQRFIFELVGGAKEAQKVHGFLLTTPKEPLKFHIHANQHF; this comes from the exons ATGTTGTCACACTACAGGGTacaggaagaagctgaaaattggttgTTGGACAGGATAACTGCCAATCCTCAAACTTTTGGTGAATTGGAAGAAATCAAG CTGGCGCTCCGTTATTCTGATGATGATATCATGGTAGGAGGCTATCATGTACCTGCAGGAACACCAATTGTGATGGCTTTAGGAGTGTCTCTTAAAAGCAAGAAAATATGGCAGGATGTCGAAGA ATTTGATGTAGCTCACTGCTCTTATTTACAAGGAAAAGACAGTCTGGAATTTGCTCCTTTTGATCATGGTCATCGTAAATGTCCTGGACACCTCTTCTCATACATAGAAGCAAGTGTGTTCTTGACCATATTACTACAGAGATTCATCTTTGAACTTGTTGGGGGAGCCAAAGAAGCCCAAAAAGTCCATGGTTTCCTCCTTACTACTCCTAAAGAGCCTCTGAAGTTTCACATTCATGCAAACCAGCACTTTTAG
- the LOC136264829 gene encoding filaggrin-like, with protein sequence MASGSSYTIFVESGTGKGGDQSDNNTVRIVVNNDSQPVRGRGRGRGRGGSASDRGRGRGLERKTDLDSSKGSSQRGTGGHRPSSIGGHSGGPLKTGRHGADDDLPKVADLTVKDSHSFRGRGRGRGSFDNHESQKGTEKRKNSRDQDMSSKPEPIVVHHHHHHHHHGGSHQQKSSDQHQPSGKGTEHHHHHHHHHDQSRKHDSSGQHYHHHDHHKGHATIK encoded by the coding sequence ATGGCTTCTGGAAGTTCATATACTATTTTTGTGGAGTCTGGAACTGGGAAAGGTGGCGACCAGTCGGACAATAATACAGTTCGCATTGTTGTAAACAATGACTCACAGCCAGTTAGAGGAAGGGGAAGAGGCCGAGGTCGAGGTGGTTCCGCTTCAGACAGGGGTAGGGGAAGAGGTCTAGAAAGAAAAACCGACTTAGATAGCAGTAAAGGTAGTTCTCAAAGAGGAACCGGTGGGCATAGGCCTAGTTCAATAGGTGGACACTCAGGTGGCCCTTTAAAGACAGGGAGACACGGTGCTGATGATGACTTGCCAAAGGTTGCAGATCTTACTGTTAAAGATTCACATTCATTTAGAGGTAGGGGAAGAGGCAGAGGTAGTTTTGACAATCACGAGTCACAGAAAGGTACAGAAAAACGGAAGAATTCCAGAGATCAAGACATGAGTAGTAAGCCAGAGCCTATTGTGGtgcaccatcatcatcatcaccaccatCATGGTGGCAGTCATCAACAGAAAAGTAGTGATCAGCATCAACCTAGTGGTAAAGGTACTGAGCATcatcaccaccaccaccatcatCATGATCAAAGCCGTAAACATGATAGCAGTGGTCAACATTACCACCATCATGATCACCATAAAGGTCATGCAACCATCAAGTAA